One window of the Pyrus communis chromosome 17, drPyrComm1.1, whole genome shotgun sequence genome contains the following:
- the LOC137722323 gene encoding serine/threonine-protein kinase-like protein CCR1, with product MQTQQTISGFSRSVPPLLLLLLLCSTTASGFGLMGPISASFGKDGFFCAIDASGKQDVVCWGKNSSSSTLSSASSSSSASFGNIPAMAALSGGEDFLCGILANTSLAYCWSPVSPGIDLVPPVFKSAAYSHIAAGKSHVCAIRGSYYSDHEFGTVDCWEIFETSNKSFSSKQSNLFSDQAIANVVFKTVVSGEGFSCGGVRDGGLICWGPNSSNLGVSGSLQNFTALASGRASICGVSDFGELKCWGDADLLDGRPNGTQYVSLAAGDHHFCGIRHDNHRVECWGMFNSSLIPKTSGFLAIASSDYTTCGIREDDLVIDCWDTNATSSPPEYDPPLELCSPGLCTRGSCGQGEFAFNASILNEVDLTSLCVRKDLTICSSCGSNCSEGFFLSSSCSEHADRVCTACSLCQNSSCWNVCGLQTPPEMRKKLWNHVRRLVIIFGSSALGFLLILTCWCLLPHLTTSRKKEGTKKQFKSCIGKAELEADNNKDSNPPLSVVPCPGMAQVFRLSELRDATNGFKEFNELGRGNYGFVYKAVLADEQQVAVKRANAATIIHTNSRDFEMELEVLCKIRHCNIVNLLGYCSEMGERLLVYEYMAHGTLYDHLHGGLSSPNWSLRLKISMQAAKGLEHLHKESVPPIVHRNVKTSNILLDAEWNARIADFGLLTSNDKDVNGDLASDVYNFGIVLLEILSGRKAYDRDYTLPSIVEWALPLIKQNKAAAIIDRYIALPRNVEPLLKLADIAGLAVKENPIERPTMSDIASWLEHIVKDGLTL from the coding sequence ATGCAAACCCAGCAAACCATTTCTGGGTTCTCTCGATCCGTACCTCCTCTGCTCCTCCTCCTGCTCTTATGTTCCACCACCGCATCTGGGTTCGGATTAATGGGACCCATCTCGGCCTCTTTCGGCAAAGACGGCTTCTTTTGCGCCATAGACGCCAGTGGCAAGCAGGACGTGGTTTGCTGGGGAAAGAACAGCTCTTCGTCGACGCTGTCTTCGGCGTCTTCATCGTCCTCAGCCTCCTTCGGAAATATTCCGGCGATGGCTGCTCTCTCCGGCGGTGAAGATTTTCTTTGTGGCATTTTAGCTAACACCTCGCTGGCGTATTGTTGGAGCCCCGTTTCTCCGGGTATAGATCTTGTTCCTCCCGTATTCAAGTCCGCTGCTTACTCTCATATTGCTGCTGGGAAGAGCCATGTCTGTGCTATTAGAGGGTCGTATTACTCTGATCACGAATTTGGAACAGTAGattgttgggaaatttttgAAACATCGAATAAAAGTTTCAGTTCAAAACAGAGCAATCTGTTTTCTGACCAGGCAATTGCCAATGTTGTGTTCAAAACGGTTGTTTCTGGCGAAGGGTTTAGCTGTGGGGGTGTTAGAGATGGAGGGCTGATTTGTTGGGGACCGAATTCTTCGAATTTAGGCGTTTCGGGTTCGCTACAGAATTTCACAGCTTTAGCTTCAGGGAGGGCCTCAATCTGTGGAGTTTCAGATTTTGGTGAATTGAAATGTTGGGGTGACGCTGATTTGTTGGATGGTCGTCCAAATGGAACTCAGTATGTGTCTTTGGCAGCTGGTGATCACCATTTTTGTGGGATTCGACACGACAATCATAGAGTTGAGTGTTGGGGCATGTTTAACTCCTCCTTGATTCCAAAGACTTCCGGGTTTTTGGCGATTGCCTCATCGGATTATACCACTTGTGGGATCAGGGAAGATGATTTGGTGATTGATTGTTGGGATACCAATGCAACTTCATCCCCGCCGGAGTATGATCCTCCATTGGAATTGTGCAGTCCAGGTCTTTGCACTCGTGGTTCTTGTGGCCAAGGGGAGTTTGCTTTCAATGCTAGCATACTCAATGAGGTGGATTTGACAAGCTTGTGTGTTCGAAAAGATCTCACGATTTGTTCCTCGTGCGGGTCAAATTGTTCCGAAGGATTCTTCTTGTCTAGTTCATGTAGTGAACATGCTGATCGAGTGTGCACAGCTTGCTCTCTTTGCCAAAACAGCTCttgttggaatgtttgtggGCTTCAAACTCCTCCAGAAATGAGGAAGAAGCTTTGGAATCATGTGCGTAGGTTGGTGATCATATTCGGGTCTTCTGCTTTGGGGTTTTTGTTGATATTAACTTGTTGGTGCCTTCTTCCCCATTTAACAACTTCTCGAAAAAAAGAAGGGACAAAAAAGCAGTTTAAATCTTGCATTGGGAAAGCAGAGTTGGAAGCTGACAATAATAAGGATTCAAATCCTCCTCTATCTGTGGTTCCCTGTCCTGGGATGGCTCAAGTGTTCCGGCTCTCAGAACTAAGAGACGCCACCAACGGATTCAAGGAGTTTAATGAGCTTGGCAGGGGAAATTATGGCTTTGTTTACAAAGCTGTGCTAGCAGATGAACAGCAAGTTGCAGTCAAGAGAGCAAATGCTGCTACTATAATTCACACAAATAGTCGGGACTTTGAAATGGAATTAGAGGTCCTTTGCAAAATCCGCCACTGTAACATTGTGAACTTGTTGGGTTACTGCTCGGAGATGGGAGAAAGGTTGCTTGTGTACGAGTATATGGCCCATGGGACGCTTTATGACCATCTCCATGGTGGCCTTTCTTCCCCGAATTGGAGCCTCCGGTTGAAAATTTCAATGCAGGCGGCTAAGGGGCTTGAGCACCTTCACAAGGAATCCGTGCCTCCCATTGTTCATCGCAATGTCAAGACCTCAAACATTCTTTTAGACGCTGAATGGAATGCGCGAATTGCAGATTTCGGACTCCTTACATCTAATGACAAGGATGTCAACGGAGATTTAGCCAGCGATGTTTACAACTTTGGAATAGTACTGCTGGAGATCCTCAGTGGAAGGAAAGCTTATGACAGAGATTACACTCTGCCAAGTATAGTCGAATGGGCACTGCCTCTAATCAAACAGAACAAGGCAGCTGCCATAATCGATCGTTATATAGCTCTTCCGAGAAATGTTGAGCCTTTGCTTAAGCTTGCTGATATAGCAGGACTGGCTGTAAAGGAAAATCCAATCGAGCGTCCTACAATGTCGGATATTGCATCTTGGTTGGAGCACATTGTGAAAGATGGTTTGACCTTGTAA